The following proteins are encoded in a genomic region of Roseinatronobacter sp. S2:
- a CDS encoding HAMP domain-containing sensor histidine kinase has translation MFVNTLSGRFLLLAVIFVMLAEVLIFAPSVARYREEYLLARLERAQIASLALLASDGSIAGELAGELLENAGVFNVVLRRDEVRELVLSSPLPGPVDATYDLRTSTMFTLIRDAFQELGARETRIIRVIGDPVQRGGLLIEIALDTRDLHQELWDYGQRILLLSLAISIFTALLLFLSVRWFVVTPMRRVIQSMAVYAESPQDQTRIITPQSSIRELRDAEEALHKMQNDLTGLLRQKDRLAQLGGSVARISHDLRNMLTTASMLADRMEASDDPSVKRAAPKLVGSLSRAINLCEATLAFGKAEEPPPRLTRVQLAPLIEDVIESERLALTDGAQVTFLADIPGTLHLRADEEQLFRVLHNLVRNARQALEATRQPGVIEISAQDSKSDGQNGVCIRVGDSGPGLPPRARDHLFEAFQGGVRKGGVGLGLAISAELVHGHGGRLELTRSDEDGTEFRIWMPNSN, from the coding sequence GTGATGCTGGCAGAGGTGCTGATTTTTGCGCCATCGGTGGCCCGCTACCGCGAGGAATACCTGCTTGCGCGGCTGGAACGCGCACAGATCGCATCGCTGGCGCTGCTGGCGTCCGATGGGTCCATTGCGGGGGAACTGGCCGGGGAACTTCTTGAAAACGCAGGCGTTTTTAACGTAGTTCTGCGCCGCGACGAAGTGCGCGAACTGGTCCTGTCATCCCCCCTGCCCGGCCCTGTCGATGCAACCTATGACCTGCGCACAAGCACCATGTTCACCCTGATCAGGGATGCGTTTCAGGAACTGGGCGCGCGCGAAACACGCATCATCCGTGTGATCGGCGACCCTGTGCAACGTGGCGGATTGCTGATTGAAATTGCGCTGGACACGCGTGATCTGCATCAGGAATTATGGGATTACGGCCAACGTATCCTGCTGCTTTCGCTGGCGATTTCCATTTTTACGGCGTTGTTGCTGTTTTTGTCCGTGCGCTGGTTCGTTGTTACACCCATGCGCCGGGTTATTCAGTCAATGGCTGTCTATGCCGAATCCCCGCAGGATCAGACACGCATCATCACCCCGCAATCCAGCATCCGCGAATTGCGCGATGCGGAAGAAGCGCTGCACAAGATGCAAAACGATCTGACAGGGCTTTTGCGCCAGAAGGACCGCTTGGCCCAGCTTGGCGGGTCGGTGGCCCGCATCAGCCATGATCTGCGCAACATGCTGACAACGGCGTCAATGCTGGCCGACCGGATGGAAGCCAGCGATGACCCAAGCGTAAAACGCGCCGCCCCCAAACTGGTGGGGTCATTGTCGCGCGCCATCAACCTGTGTGAAGCCACGCTTGCATTCGGCAAGGCCGAAGAACCACCGCCCCGCCTGACACGCGTGCAACTGGCCCCCCTGATCGAGGATGTGATCGAAAGCGAACGCCTTGCCCTGACCGACGGGGCGCAGGTGACATTTCTGGCCGATATTCCGGGCACGCTGCATTTGCGCGCCGACGAAGAGCAGCTGTTTCGTGTGCTGCACAATCTGGTGCGCAATGCGCGGCAAGCGCTGGAAGCCACCCGCCAGCCCGGCGTGATTGAGATATCGGCGCAGGACAGCAAGTCTGATGGCCAGAACGGTGTGTGCATCCGCGTGGGCGACAGCGGCCCCGGCCTGCCGCCGCGCGCCCGCGACCACCTGTTCGAGGCGTTTCAGGGCGGTGTGCGCAAGGGCGGTGTCGGGCTGGGACTGGCGATTTCGGCAGAGCTGGTTCACGGCCATGGCGGCCGGTTGGAACTGACGCGTTCGGACGAAGACGGGACAGAATTCCGCATCTGGATGCCGAATTCAAATTGA